A portion of the Bacteroidota bacterium genome contains these proteins:
- a CDS encoding T9SS type A sorting domain-containing protein yields MKIRTPLKLSFVLGFCGVMTGLQAQESVNSNGGDASGNGGSVSFSIGQIVYTTHTGINGSELQGVIQPYEISVVTAVKEINENTFDFNLDCFVYPNPTSNKLTLKIEGNELNHLYYKIFDISGKLIENKKIEDNVTLIFMDNLLPSTYLLKIFQNKNEVKTFKIIKN; encoded by the coding sequence ATGAAAATACGTACTCCATTAAAATTAAGTTTCGTGCTGGGATTTTGCGGAGTCATGACGGGATTGCAGGCACAGGAATCTGTAAACTCAAATGGGGGGGATGCCTCCGGCAACGGGGGATCCGTTAGTTTTTCCATTGGTCAGATTGTTTATACTACCCATACGGGTATAAACGGTTCGGAACTGCAAGGAGTAATTCAGCCCTATGAAATCTCAGTGGTAACGGCTGTCAAGGAAATTAACGAAAATACTTTCGATTTTAACCTTGATTGCTTTGTTTATCCCAATCCAACTTCAAACAAGTTAACCCTGAAAATTGAAGGAAATGAGTTGAACCACCTTTACTATAAGATCTTTGATATTAGTGGGAAACTCATTGAAAACAAAAAAATTGAAGACAATGTAACCCTGATTTTCATGGATAACCTTCTTCCTTCTACTTACCTTCTAAAGATTTTCCAAAACAAAAATGAGGTTAAGACTTTTAAAATCATAAAAAACTAA